One genomic region from Anopheles bellator chromosome 2, idAnoBellAS_SP24_06.2, whole genome shotgun sequence encodes:
- the LOC131208770 gene encoding katanin p60 ATPase-containing subunit A1 isoform X2 → MLVQYGGAGAVGGPRNTTMSDGYHHGYHHHLPSYEYAPPSGPVAVPIHSIESIRHTPYHSLWNLHECSAPSTSGFQHMARMMDTLILDNLAPFAFTKITTTTHRPTRIGGGPSGSGGSGGVPGGGGSGDSVGGGGGSGSGGSGRGGGLIDVRAGPLGPLDRDGMMRGGPMVGLGVKKATSTSNVSNLVGAGAVSSSTIRVNLQKNKIPTQGQCGPLLEVHPNPRHANLASNASSPPTATDSRWISSLRRRDPELQPTLPSINHSNHHSTSSLTHQHSIGYTSSSNTPNTDRRSSRTSGHQKSSLRKSRSVERIRARKLATSKIKERPKKSSSEEGGGSDDQEVTSVEENSPQQQHSPVKRLEKSSKMFNAIGYEPHLIDTLEKDMLQKNPNVQWNDVAGLNEAKAILQEAVVLPVILPDFFRGIRRPWKGVLMVGPPGTGKTMLAKAVATECGTTFFNVSSSTLTSKYRGESEKLVRLLFEMARFYAPSTIFIDEIDSLCACRGSDSEHEASRRFKAELLIQMDGLNAANDEKVIMVLAATNHPWDIDEAFRRRFEKRVYIGLPNDNTRKALLELCLKGVSISPDLNTDSVADQLNGYTGSDIANVCRDAAMMAMRRHINGLSPSEIKMIRREEVDLPVTGQDFQDAMLKTRKSVSANDVTRYETWMDEYGSC, encoded by the exons ATGCTGGTACAGtacggtggtgccggtgctgttGGAGGACCTCGTAATACGACCATGAGCGACGGGTACCACCACGgttaccaccaccatctgcCGTCGTACGAGTACGCACCGCCCAGTGGCCCTG TGGCCGTCCCGATACACAGCATCGAGTCGATCCGCCACACGCCGTACCATTCGCTATGGAACCTGCACGAGTG CTCGGCACCGTCCACGTCCGGCTTCCAGCATATGGCCCGCATGATGGACACGCTGATCCTGGATAATTTGGCACCGTTTGCGTTCACGAAAATCACCACGACCACACATCGGCCGACGAGGATCGGCGGTGGGCCGAGCGGATCGGGTGGCAGCGGAGGTGTTCCGGGCGGTGGAGGCAGCGGAGACAGCGTtggaggtggcggtggtagcggcagcggcggcagtggaCGAGGCGGTGGCCTGATCGATGTGCGCGCGGGCCCACTGGGCCCCCTGGATCGGGACGGAATGATGCGCGGGGGCCCGATGGTCGGGCTCGGCGTGAAGAAGGCAACGAGCACCAGCAACGTCAGCAACCTGGTCGGTGCCGGAGCGGTCAGCTCGTCGACAATCCGTGTCAACCTGCAGAAGAACAAAATACCGACACAAGGTCAGTGCGGTCCACTACTTG AGGTCCACCCGAATCCGCGGCATGCAAACCTTGCCTCGAATGCGTCGTCCCCTCCGACGGCCACGGACTCGCGCTGGATCTCGTCGCTCCGGCGGCGCGATCCGGAGCTACAGCCGACACTGCCCTCCATCAATCACTCCAACCACCACAGTACCTCATCGCTGACGCACCAGCACAGCATCGGCTATACCAGCTCCTCGAACACGCCCAACACGGACCggcgcagcagccgcaccaGTGGCCACCAGAAATCTTCCCTTCGTAAGAGCCGCTCGGTGGAGCGCATCCGGGCGCGCAAACTGGCCACCTCGAAGATCAAGGAGCGCCCGAAAAAGTCGTCCTCCGAGGAGGGTGGCGGCTCCGACGACCAGGAGGTCACCTCCGTGGAGGAGAACTCcccccagcagcaacactcgCCCGTGAAGCGGCTCGAGAAGTCGTCGAAGATGTTCAACGCGATCGGCTACGAGCCGCACCTGATCGACACGCTGGAGAAGGACATGCTGCAGAAGAACCCGAACGTCCAGTGGAACGATGTGGCCGGACTGAACGAGGCGAAAGCGATCCTCCAGGAAGCGGTCGTGCTGCCGGTGATACTGCCGGACTTTTTCCGCGGTATCCGCCGGCCGTGGAAGGGTGTGCTGATGGTGGGCCCACCGGGAACGGGCAAAACAATGCTCGCCAAAGCGGTAGCAACCGAGTGCGGCACCACGTTTTTCAACGTGTCCTCGAGCACCCTGACGTCCAAGTACCGGGGGGAGAGCGAGAAGCTGGTCCGGTTGCTGTTCGAGATGGCCCGCTTCTACGCTCCGAGTACGATCTTTATCGACGAGATCGATTCACTGTGTGCCTGCCGTGGGAGTGACTCTGAGCACGAGGCCAGCCGACGCTTCAAGGCGGAACTGCTGATCCAGATGGATGGTCTGAATGCCGCGAA CGATGAGAAGGTGATCATGGTGCTGGCCGCCACCAACCATCCCTGGGACATCGACGAGGCGTTCCGGCGACGGTTCGAGAAGCGCGTCTACATTGGTCTTCCGAACGATAACACTCGCAAGGCGCTGCTCGAGCTGTGTCTGAAGGGTGTCAGTATATCGCCGGACCTGAACACGGACAGCGTTGCCGATCAGCTGAACGGGTACACGGGGTCGGACATCGCTAACGTCTGTCG CGATGCCGCGATGATGGCAATGAGACGTCATATCAACGGTCTCAGCCCGTCGGAAATCAAGATGATTCGCCGGGAAGAGGTGGACCTGCCCGTGACCGGCCAGGACTTCCAGGATGCGATGCTCAAGACGCGCAAATCCGTTTCGGCCAACGATGTCACACGGTACGAAACGTGGATGGATGAGTACGGGTCGTGCTAG
- the LOC131208691 gene encoding protein jagunal isoform X1, whose protein sequence is MASRGGPMVLGTDGADFEHRQRVAAHYQISALNKARLKYCIFFHYLLFFVMLVKLSADILDRLDIFILEIEELQIPQPLWWEYFWCLSVFLSFVGLAAARGNRINDMKKYMVGISTIAFVPLLYCIFYYMNDVLEYISLEQGTDLDDTDILVWQVIGYPYGLLWYGFVLLAFQVHFFSLFFAWNLIKAWRARGALRKAQ, encoded by the exons ATGGCTTCCCGGGGCGGACCGATGGTCCTCGGCACGGACGGTGCCGACTTCGAGCACAGGCAACGCGTGGCCGCACACTACCAAATCAG CGCACTGAACAAAGCCCGGTTAAAGTACTGCATTTTCTTCCACTATCTGCTGTTTTTCGTGATGCTAGTCAAACTGTCGGCAGACATCCTCGATCGGCTGGACATATTTATACTGGAAATCGAAGAGCTGCAGATACCGCAGCCCCTCTGGTGGGAGTACTTCTGGTGTCTCTCCGTGTTCCTGTCATTCGTCGGGCTTGCCGCCGCCCGCGGTAATCGTATCAATGATATGAAAAAGTACATGGTTGGTATCAGCACGATTGCCTTCGTGCCGCTCCTGTACTGCATCTTCTACTACATGAACGACGTGCTGGAGTACATTAGCTTGGAGCAAGGTACCGACCTCGACGATACCGATATTCTCGTCTGGCAGGTAATT GGCTATCCGTACGGGCTGCTGTGGTACGGGTTCGTGCTCTTGGCCTTCCAGGTGcactttttttcgctgttctTTGCCTGGAACCTGATCAAAGCCTGGAGGGCACGTGGCGCACTGAGAAAAGCTCAATAG
- the LOC131208770 gene encoding katanin p60 ATPase-containing subunit A1 isoform X1, whose amino-acid sequence MLVQYGGAGAVGGPRNTTMSDGYHHGYHHHLPSYEYAPPSGPGNNTLHEAYGRAGHHPGFPPGAGGTAGTAPNHNHTSTNASTYKMSRTVSNSQPALERSDVHVEYEVAVPIHSIESIRHTPYHSLWNLHECSAPSTSGFQHMARMMDTLILDNLAPFAFTKITTTTHRPTRIGGGPSGSGGSGGVPGGGGSGDSVGGGGGSGSGGSGRGGGLIDVRAGPLGPLDRDGMMRGGPMVGLGVKKATSTSNVSNLVGAGAVSSSTIRVNLQKNKIPTQGQCGPLLGEVHPNPRHANLASNASSPPTATDSRWISSLRRRDPELQPTLPSINHSNHHSTSSLTHQHSIGYTSSSNTPNTDRRSSRTSGHQKSSLRKSRSVERIRARKLATSKIKERPKKSSSEEGGGSDDQEVTSVEENSPQQQHSPVKRLEKSSKMFNAIGYEPHLIDTLEKDMLQKNPNVQWNDVAGLNEAKAILQEAVVLPVILPDFFRGIRRPWKGVLMVGPPGTGKTMLAKAVATECGTTFFNVSSSTLTSKYRGESEKLVRLLFEMARFYAPSTIFIDEIDSLCACRGSDSEHEASRRFKAELLIQMDGLNAANDEKVIMVLAATNHPWDIDEAFRRRFEKRVYIGLPNDNTRKALLELCLKGVSISPDLNTDSVADQLNGYTGSDIANVCRDAAMMAMRRHINGLSPSEIKMIRREEVDLPVTGQDFQDAMLKTRKSVSANDVTRYETWMDEYGSC is encoded by the exons ATGCTGGTACAGtacggtggtgccggtgctgttGGAGGACCTCGTAATACGACCATGAGCGACGGGTACCACCACGgttaccaccaccatctgcCGTCGTACGAGTACGCACCGCCCAGTGGCCCTGGTAATAACACTCTGCACGAAGCGTACGGTCGGGCCGGGCACCACCCGGGATTCCCTCCTGGGGCGGGCGGTACGGCAGGTACGGCCCCAAACCACAACCATACTTCCACTAACGCTAGCACCTACAAAATGTCTCGTACCGTTTCGAACTCCCAACCGGCCCTGGAACGGTCCGACGTGCACGTGGAATACGAAGTGGCCGTCCCGATACACAGCATCGAGTCGATCCGCCACACGCCGTACCATTCGCTATGGAACCTGCACGAGTG CTCGGCACCGTCCACGTCCGGCTTCCAGCATATGGCCCGCATGATGGACACGCTGATCCTGGATAATTTGGCACCGTTTGCGTTCACGAAAATCACCACGACCACACATCGGCCGACGAGGATCGGCGGTGGGCCGAGCGGATCGGGTGGCAGCGGAGGTGTTCCGGGCGGTGGAGGCAGCGGAGACAGCGTtggaggtggcggtggtagcggcagcggcggcagtggaCGAGGCGGTGGCCTGATCGATGTGCGCGCGGGCCCACTGGGCCCCCTGGATCGGGACGGAATGATGCGCGGGGGCCCGATGGTCGGGCTCGGCGTGAAGAAGGCAACGAGCACCAGCAACGTCAGCAACCTGGTCGGTGCCGGAGCGGTCAGCTCGTCGACAATCCGTGTCAACCTGCAGAAGAACAAAATACCGACACAAGGTCAGTGCGGTCCACTACTTGGTGAG GTCCACCCGAATCCGCGGCATGCAAACCTTGCCTCGAATGCGTCGTCCCCTCCGACGGCCACGGACTCGCGCTGGATCTCGTCGCTCCGGCGGCGCGATCCGGAGCTACAGCCGACACTGCCCTCCATCAATCACTCCAACCACCACAGTACCTCATCGCTGACGCACCAGCACAGCATCGGCTATACCAGCTCCTCGAACACGCCCAACACGGACCggcgcagcagccgcaccaGTGGCCACCAGAAATCTTCCCTTCGTAAGAGCCGCTCGGTGGAGCGCATCCGGGCGCGCAAACTGGCCACCTCGAAGATCAAGGAGCGCCCGAAAAAGTCGTCCTCCGAGGAGGGTGGCGGCTCCGACGACCAGGAGGTCACCTCCGTGGAGGAGAACTCcccccagcagcaacactcgCCCGTGAAGCGGCTCGAGAAGTCGTCGAAGATGTTCAACGCGATCGGCTACGAGCCGCACCTGATCGACACGCTGGAGAAGGACATGCTGCAGAAGAACCCGAACGTCCAGTGGAACGATGTGGCCGGACTGAACGAGGCGAAAGCGATCCTCCAGGAAGCGGTCGTGCTGCCGGTGATACTGCCGGACTTTTTCCGCGGTATCCGCCGGCCGTGGAAGGGTGTGCTGATGGTGGGCCCACCGGGAACGGGCAAAACAATGCTCGCCAAAGCGGTAGCAACCGAGTGCGGCACCACGTTTTTCAACGTGTCCTCGAGCACCCTGACGTCCAAGTACCGGGGGGAGAGCGAGAAGCTGGTCCGGTTGCTGTTCGAGATGGCCCGCTTCTACGCTCCGAGTACGATCTTTATCGACGAGATCGATTCACTGTGTGCCTGCCGTGGGAGTGACTCTGAGCACGAGGCCAGCCGACGCTTCAAGGCGGAACTGCTGATCCAGATGGATGGTCTGAATGCCGCGAA CGATGAGAAGGTGATCATGGTGCTGGCCGCCACCAACCATCCCTGGGACATCGACGAGGCGTTCCGGCGACGGTTCGAGAAGCGCGTCTACATTGGTCTTCCGAACGATAACACTCGCAAGGCGCTGCTCGAGCTGTGTCTGAAGGGTGTCAGTATATCGCCGGACCTGAACACGGACAGCGTTGCCGATCAGCTGAACGGGTACACGGGGTCGGACATCGCTAACGTCTGTCG CGATGCCGCGATGATGGCAATGAGACGTCATATCAACGGTCTCAGCCCGTCGGAAATCAAGATGATTCGCCGGGAAGAGGTGGACCTGCCCGTGACCGGCCAGGACTTCCAGGATGCGATGCTCAAGACGCGCAAATCCGTTTCGGCCAACGATGTCACACGGTACGAAACGTGGATGGATGAGTACGGGTCGTGCTAG
- the LOC131208770 gene encoding katanin p60 ATPase-containing subunit A1 isoform X3, with translation MLVQYGGAGAVGGPRNTTMSDGYHHGYHHHLPSYEYAPPSGPVAVPIHSIESIRHTPYHSLWNLHECSAPSTSGFQHMARMMDTLILDNLAPFAFTKITTTTHRPTRIGGGPSGSGGSGGVPGGGGSGDSVGGGGGSGSGGSGRGGGLIDVRAGPLGPLDRDGMMRGGPMVGLGVKKATSTSNVSNLVGAGAVSSSTIRVNLQKNKIPTQEVHPNPRHANLASNASSPPTATDSRWISSLRRRDPELQPTLPSINHSNHHSTSSLTHQHSIGYTSSSNTPNTDRRSSRTSGHQKSSLRKSRSVERIRARKLATSKIKERPKKSSSEEGGGSDDQEVTSVEENSPQQQHSPVKRLEKSSKMFNAIGYEPHLIDTLEKDMLQKNPNVQWNDVAGLNEAKAILQEAVVLPVILPDFFRGIRRPWKGVLMVGPPGTGKTMLAKAVATECGTTFFNVSSSTLTSKYRGESEKLVRLLFEMARFYAPSTIFIDEIDSLCACRGSDSEHEASRRFKAELLIQMDGLNAANDEKVIMVLAATNHPWDIDEAFRRRFEKRVYIGLPNDNTRKALLELCLKGVSISPDLNTDSVADQLNGYTGSDIANVCRDAAMMAMRRHINGLSPSEIKMIRREEVDLPVTGQDFQDAMLKTRKSVSANDVTRYETWMDEYGSC, from the exons ATGCTGGTACAGtacggtggtgccggtgctgttGGAGGACCTCGTAATACGACCATGAGCGACGGGTACCACCACGgttaccaccaccatctgcCGTCGTACGAGTACGCACCGCCCAGTGGCCCTG TGGCCGTCCCGATACACAGCATCGAGTCGATCCGCCACACGCCGTACCATTCGCTATGGAACCTGCACGAGTG CTCGGCACCGTCCACGTCCGGCTTCCAGCATATGGCCCGCATGATGGACACGCTGATCCTGGATAATTTGGCACCGTTTGCGTTCACGAAAATCACCACGACCACACATCGGCCGACGAGGATCGGCGGTGGGCCGAGCGGATCGGGTGGCAGCGGAGGTGTTCCGGGCGGTGGAGGCAGCGGAGACAGCGTtggaggtggcggtggtagcggcagcggcggcagtggaCGAGGCGGTGGCCTGATCGATGTGCGCGCGGGCCCACTGGGCCCCCTGGATCGGGACGGAATGATGCGCGGGGGCCCGATGGTCGGGCTCGGCGTGAAGAAGGCAACGAGCACCAGCAACGTCAGCAACCTGGTCGGTGCCGGAGCGGTCAGCTCGTCGACAATCCGTGTCAACCTGCAGAAGAACAAAATACCGACACAAG AGGTCCACCCGAATCCGCGGCATGCAAACCTTGCCTCGAATGCGTCGTCCCCTCCGACGGCCACGGACTCGCGCTGGATCTCGTCGCTCCGGCGGCGCGATCCGGAGCTACAGCCGACACTGCCCTCCATCAATCACTCCAACCACCACAGTACCTCATCGCTGACGCACCAGCACAGCATCGGCTATACCAGCTCCTCGAACACGCCCAACACGGACCggcgcagcagccgcaccaGTGGCCACCAGAAATCTTCCCTTCGTAAGAGCCGCTCGGTGGAGCGCATCCGGGCGCGCAAACTGGCCACCTCGAAGATCAAGGAGCGCCCGAAAAAGTCGTCCTCCGAGGAGGGTGGCGGCTCCGACGACCAGGAGGTCACCTCCGTGGAGGAGAACTCcccccagcagcaacactcgCCCGTGAAGCGGCTCGAGAAGTCGTCGAAGATGTTCAACGCGATCGGCTACGAGCCGCACCTGATCGACACGCTGGAGAAGGACATGCTGCAGAAGAACCCGAACGTCCAGTGGAACGATGTGGCCGGACTGAACGAGGCGAAAGCGATCCTCCAGGAAGCGGTCGTGCTGCCGGTGATACTGCCGGACTTTTTCCGCGGTATCCGCCGGCCGTGGAAGGGTGTGCTGATGGTGGGCCCACCGGGAACGGGCAAAACAATGCTCGCCAAAGCGGTAGCAACCGAGTGCGGCACCACGTTTTTCAACGTGTCCTCGAGCACCCTGACGTCCAAGTACCGGGGGGAGAGCGAGAAGCTGGTCCGGTTGCTGTTCGAGATGGCCCGCTTCTACGCTCCGAGTACGATCTTTATCGACGAGATCGATTCACTGTGTGCCTGCCGTGGGAGTGACTCTGAGCACGAGGCCAGCCGACGCTTCAAGGCGGAACTGCTGATCCAGATGGATGGTCTGAATGCCGCGAA CGATGAGAAGGTGATCATGGTGCTGGCCGCCACCAACCATCCCTGGGACATCGACGAGGCGTTCCGGCGACGGTTCGAGAAGCGCGTCTACATTGGTCTTCCGAACGATAACACTCGCAAGGCGCTGCTCGAGCTGTGTCTGAAGGGTGTCAGTATATCGCCGGACCTGAACACGGACAGCGTTGCCGATCAGCTGAACGGGTACACGGGGTCGGACATCGCTAACGTCTGTCG CGATGCCGCGATGATGGCAATGAGACGTCATATCAACGGTCTCAGCCCGTCGGAAATCAAGATGATTCGCCGGGAAGAGGTGGACCTGCCCGTGACCGGCCAGGACTTCCAGGATGCGATGCTCAAGACGCGCAAATCCGTTTCGGCCAACGATGTCACACGGTACGAAACGTGGATGGATGAGTACGGGTCGTGCTAG
- the LOC131208603 gene encoding zinc finger protein 271-like gives MKASAFSKKKNGVETAKICLWCLSTCDALEPLANDESGKYKLQKLFDCTGFQADLLPVSPSFLCSGCESRLDKMYTFRWRCNKNIALANGFIAEQNTVKNEPKIAKDVFTAPDAANDMCLIQKSCGADGTHEYCGYQPDDLFEAEENPIAIKTEIENVDEKDNSQTNAVELISQDRGDPPVTTNMCVDEAASDSMQNGISAIGKKHKAGRKRKNDQEKTLPRLRSYKHRSHEQGNRSQQKHHCPHCSASYVHSSKLKIHIRTHTDEMPYACKICDKAFRSSKLLRRHCVRHCKDHKCPHCPSKFALSSELKVHIRTHTHGNPFVCKICDKRFSFVNNLLRHEKIHNKDEHHQCPHCSSKFPRLSHLNDHIRIHTGEKPFLCEICDKAFYSSAKLAQHLKSHNKGQHHRCPHCSSTFALLSALTDHIRIHTGEKPYVCKVCDETFSLSSNLARHKRIHNNGKYHKCPHCSAKFTLLPTFKNHLRLHTGEKPFVCKICKQGFHSSSSLSSHTKTHDKD, from the exons ATGAAAGCTTCAGCATTTtccaagaagaagaatggcGTTGA AACTGCCAAAATATGCCTTTGGTGCCTGTCCACGTGTGATGCTTTGGAGCCCCTAGCGAACGACGAATCCGGAAAATATAAGCTTCAAAAACTCTTCGATTGTACCGGTTTTCAG GCTGATTTATTACCTGTAAGTCCGTCGTTTTTGTGCTCGGGGTGCGAATCGCGCTTGGATAAGATGTATACGTTTCGCTGGCGATgtaacaaaaacattgcatTGGCCAATGGTTTTATCGCAGAGCAAAACACAGTGAAGAACGAACCAAAAATCGCTAAAGACGTGTTTACCGCACCGGATGCAGCGAACGATATGTGTTTGATTCAGAAGAGTTGTGGTGCTGATGGGACACATGAATACTGTGGCTACCAAcctgatgatttattcgaggCAGAGGAAAATCCAATTGCAATCAAAACGGAGATTGAAAATGTTGATGAAAAGGATAACAGCCAAACGAATGCTGTAGAATTGATTAGCCAGGATCGAGGAGATCCACCGGTGACAACCAACATGTGTGTTGATGAAGCAGCATCAGACTCGATGCAAAACGGAATTTCTGCcatcggaaaaaaacacaaagcaGGCCGGAAACGTAAAAACGATCAAGAGAAAACACTACCTCGGTTGCGCTCGTATAAACACCGCAGTCATGAACAAGGCAATCGCAGTCAACAAAAGCACCATTGCCCTCATTGTTCGGCATCTTATGTTCATTCAAGCAAGCTGAAGATTCACATCCGGACACACACGGACGAAATGCCTTATGCGTGTAAAATCTGTGATAAAGCGTTCAGATCATCCAAACTTCTGCGGAGGCATTGCGTGCGTCACTGCAAGGATCATAAGTGCCCGCATTGTCCTTCCAAATTTGCTCTTTCTTCAGAGTTAAAGGTTCACATACGCACTCATACTCATGGTAATCCTTTTGTGTGTAAAATATGTGACAAACGGTTCAGTTTTGTAAACAATCTGTTACGCCATGAGAAAATCCACAACAAGGACGAACACCATCAGTGCCCGCATTGTTCGTCCAAGTTTCCTCGGTTATCCCACTTAAACGATCACATTCGCATtcataccggtgaaaagccGTTTCTGTGTGAAATCTGTGATAAAGCGTTCTATTCATCGGCCAAATTGGCGCAACATTTGAAAAGTCACAACAAGGGCCAACATCATCGGTGTCCGCACTGCTCTTCAACGTTTGCTCTTTTGTCAGCGTTAACGGATCACATCCGCATtcataccggtgaaaagccTTATGTGTGCAAAGTATGTGACGAAACGTTCAGTTTATCAAGCAATCTGGCTCGACATAAGAGAATCCACAACAACGGCAAGTACCACAAGTGTCCGCATTGTTCTGCCAAGTTTACACTGTTACCCACTTTCAAAAATCATCTTCGCCTtcataccggtgaaaagccGTTTGTGTGCAAAATCTGTAAGCAAGGGTTCCATTCATCGTCCTCACTATCATCTCATACGAAAACTCACGACAAGGACTAA
- the LOC131208604 gene encoding uncharacterized protein LOC131208604, whose amino-acid sequence MKRTFDYFPPTICYDKPAAAAVSVEESESRRTSALAGLRVLELTVPKKSAKVWTLQEHDLCRVSLPEGSQVGDLNLWNLENPRSERFYSGKTRQIHSTHLKPYDRLWSSFPHLRPMATFVRDSLSDYGIDRDGGSLHDVVGTRCDDYIYKLITGEDRHDSCHTYLTEAVKGHGLTEQDVHDTWNIFMCTGFTRDTQQYFCKPSPARKGDFIEFIADMNLLVALSACPQGDVSIQVGQTVPDEKCFPLKVEVFRPKVEY is encoded by the exons ATGAAGCGAACGTTCGATTACTTTCCACCAACCATTTGCTACGATAAACCCGCGGCCGCTGCGGTATCCGTGGAAGAGAGTGAATCGCGAAGGACGAGTGCGTTGGCAGGTTTGCGAGTGCTGGAGCTGACTGTACCGAAAAAATCAGCCAAAGTGTGGACACTCCAGGAGCATGATCTGTGTCGCGTGTCGCTCCCGGAAGGCTCCCAAGTCGGTGATCTGAATCTGTGGAACTTGGAAAATCCCCGCTCGGAGCGATTCTACTCGGGCAAAACACGTCAGATACACTCGACCCATCTGAAGCCGTACGATCGGCTTTGGAGTAGCTTTCCGCACCTTCGGCCCATGGCCACGTTCGTGAGGGACTCGCTCAGCGATTACGGGATCGACCGGGACGGAGGATCCCTCCACGATGTGGTGGGGACACGATGCGACGACTATATCTACAAGCTGATTACCGGTGAGGATCGGCACGATAGTTGTCACACATACCTCACAGAGGCAGTCAAGGGCCACGGATTGACGGAACAGGACGTGCACGACACCTGGAACATCTTCATGTGCACCGGTTTCACGAGG GATACACAGCAATACTTTTGCAAACCAAGCCCAGCCCGGAAGGGCGACTTTATCGAGTTCATCGCGGATATGAACTTACTCGTGGCCCTGTCTGCGTGCCCTCAGGGTGATGTTTCGATTCAAGTGGGCCAGACGGTGCCGGATGAGAAATGTTTCCCTTTGAAAGTGGAGGTGTTCCGGCCGAAAGTAGAATATTGA
- the LOC131208691 gene encoding protein jagunal isoform X2 codes for MASRGGPMVLGTDGADFEHRQRVAAHYQISALNKARLKYCIFFHYLLFFVMLVKLSADILDRLDIFILEIEELQIPQPLWWEYFWCLSVFLSFVGLAAARGNRINDMKKYMVGISTIAFVPLLYCIFYYMNDVLEYISLEQGTDLDDTDILVWQGYPYGLLWYGFVLLAFQVHFFSLFFAWNLIKAWRARGALRKAQ; via the exons ATGGCTTCCCGGGGCGGACCGATGGTCCTCGGCACGGACGGTGCCGACTTCGAGCACAGGCAACGCGTGGCCGCACACTACCAAATCAG CGCACTGAACAAAGCCCGGTTAAAGTACTGCATTTTCTTCCACTATCTGCTGTTTTTCGTGATGCTAGTCAAACTGTCGGCAGACATCCTCGATCGGCTGGACATATTTATACTGGAAATCGAAGAGCTGCAGATACCGCAGCCCCTCTGGTGGGAGTACTTCTGGTGTCTCTCCGTGTTCCTGTCATTCGTCGGGCTTGCCGCCGCCCGCGGTAATCGTATCAATGATATGAAAAAGTACATGGTTGGTATCAGCACGATTGCCTTCGTGCCGCTCCTGTACTGCATCTTCTACTACATGAACGACGTGCTGGAGTACATTAGCTTGGAGCAAGGTACCGACCTCGACGATACCGATATTCTCGTCTGGCAG GGCTATCCGTACGGGCTGCTGTGGTACGGGTTCGTGCTCTTGGCCTTCCAGGTGcactttttttcgctgttctTTGCCTGGAACCTGATCAAAGCCTGGAGGGCACGTGGCGCACTGAGAAAAGCTCAATAG